The genomic segment TAATAAGGAAGCGATAATGGCTTCAAGTTGTTCGCTTTTATCTACAGTTTCAAGTATAGTTTTACTTCCTGTAGTTATAATAATTCTACAAATTTTTAGTTGACAATTTTACTCTTTTTTAATATTATATTTATACAAAATGACATTTAACTGACTTTAAAAAGTCTAGGTGTAGTTCAACCACTTTGAAAAAAACGTTCAAGGTGGTTATTTTTTTTGAAAAAATTTTTATTAAGAGGGAGAAAGAATGGATAAGGGTTTTTACAAAAAACTAATTGGAATAACAATTCCAATAGTTTTACAAAATTTCGTAGCATCATCTATAAATATGCTAGATACGTTGATGATAGGAAGTTTAGGAGAGATAGAGCTTGCTTCTCTAGGAATTGCAAATCAATTTTACTTTATTTTTAGTTTGGCAATTTTTGGAATAAGTGCAGGATGTGGAGTTTTTATAGCTCAGCTTTGGGGGAAGAAAGATGAAAAAAATATAAAAAAAGTTTTAGGATTAGGACTTATAAGCGGTCTTGTTATAACAGGAATATTTACATTTTTAGGAATGGTTATTCCAGAAAAAATAATAGGTATATTTAATAAAGATTTAGGAGTTATTACAAAGGGAAGTGAATATTTAGTAATTGTGGCCATAAGTTATATTTTTACAACAATTACCTTTAACTATGCTGCAGCTTTAAGAAGTATAGGAAAACCAATGTTGCCTATGTGGGCAAGTTTTTGTGCCTTAGTTGTAAATGGAGGATTAAATTATCTTTTAATATTTGGGGGCTTAGGAATAGAACCAATGGGTGTTAAAGGAGCAGCCTTAGCTACAGTTATTGCAAGGGCAGTTGAGGTACTTGTTATTTTAATTGGAGTAAAGTTAAATGTAGAAACTTTAAAGGGAAAAGTTCAAGAGTTTTTAGGTGGAAGTGAAGAACTAAAAAATGGAGTTTTCAAAACTTCTTTACCTATTGTTCTAAATGATGTTTGTTGGGGAGTTGGAAATGCTGTTTATGCAATAGTATTTGGAAGAATTGGAACTGGAGCCACAGCAGCAGTTCAAATAGATACAACAATCTTAAATTTCTTTATGATAATTATTTATGGACTAGCCAATGGAGCTGTTGTTATAGTTGGAAATGAAATAGGAGCTGGAAGAGAAAAACAGGGAATTTTATATGGAAATAGAATTTCAAGAATTTCAATTGGAGTTGGAATCTTTTTAGCAATTATTTTAGGAAGTACAGCACAGTTTATGGTAAATGGATTTAATATTTCACAAAGTGTGAAAATGGATGCTTTAAAAATACTATATATTTATGCACTTCTTTTAATTCCAAGAGTTTATACAATAATTTTAATTGTGGGAATTTTAAGAGGTGGTGGAGATAATAAATATGGATCTTTAGTACAAGGATTTACCCTTTGGTGTGTGGGAATTCCTTTAGCTTTTATAGGAGCCTTTTACTTAAAACTTCCTGTGTATTACGTAGTTGGATTAACTGCTGTGGAAGAAATTTTAAAATGTATTATTTTAAGTAGAAGATACAAATCAAATAAATGGATTCATAATATGGTTGAGGACATAAAAGAAAATGATTTTGTAGTAGCATAGGATAAAAACTTCTTTTCAAGTATAGTTATGAAAAGGAGCTGAGAAGATGAAAAAAAAGATTAATATTTATGTAGTTGGCTTAATAGTCGCTCTAGCTGGATTTATTTTCAGTTATGATTCTTCAAATATGGCAGGTGCTAGAAAATATTTGGAAAGTTATTTCAATATGGATTACAAAGATATTGGATATGTAATTATAGCTGTTGTTTTAGGAAGCATGTTGGGAAGTCTTTTTGCAGGATACTTAGGAGATAAATATGGGAGAAAAAAATCTCTAATATATGGTGCTATTCTTATGATGTTAGGGGGGATTATAACTGTAATCTCCTTTAACTTATTTTTATTTTATGTAGGTAGAATTATAATGGGATTTTCTTTGGGAGTTATTTTTCTTGTGGGACCTATGTATATGGTAGAGGTTTCTCCAGCAGAAATTCGTGGAAGAACAGGAGCCTTAAGACAAATTTTATTATCTGGGGGATTAATTTTAGGCTATACAATGGGATATATTTTTGAGAAAAATTTTACTTTTCAATGGAATAGTACAGTAGGTTGGAGATATTTATATCTCTTTGAAATTTTATTGACTGTTGTAATGGGATTAGCTTTTTTTAAAATTCCAGAAAGTCCTAGATGGCTTATGTTAAAAGGAAGAGAGGAAAAAGCAAGGGAAGTTTTATGTGGAATATTTGCTGATGAAAATAGAATTAATAAGGTTATGAGTGAGATGAAAGCAAATATAGAAATAAGTAATCCACAAAAAAAAGTAAAAATTAAAGGTGGACTTATTTATGTTTTATTAATTTGTGGAATTTTTCCAATATTTAGACAGTTCTCAGGGGTAAATGCAGTTACTTATTATGCCCAGAAAATATTTGCAACTATATCCAATGACACAGGAAATATGGCATATTTTCAAAGTATTTTCATAGGATTTGGGGAGTTAGCTGGGGCATTTTTTGCAGTGCTATTTGCAGATAAATTTGGAAGAAAAAAATTATTAATGGCAGGGGCTTTAGGAATGGGATTTTCCCTAGGAGGAATAAGTTTATTCTTGTATTCTCAAGATAAAAATATATTAGAGGGATGCTTAATTTACATTTATAATTTCTTTTTTACAATTTCTACAGGAACTCTTTTAACAATATATATTTCAGAAATTACTCCAACAATTATTCGTTCTAAGGGAATGGCTTTATCTAGTGTAGTAAATTGGTTTTTTGATATTTTAGTTATTATATATTTTCCTATTTTAAGTACAAATGGATATTTAGATAAAAAATTTCATGAAGCTTTTCCATTTTTTATATTTACAATTGCAATGGGAATATTCTTTATAGGAGTACATCTTTTACCAGAAGCTAAGGGAAAAACTTTAGAAGAAATTGAAACCTACTGGAGAAAAAAAGGGGATTGGGATAAATAAATTTGTCATGGAGTTGTCATGAAAATTAGGTATAATGAACCTAAGGGGTGATTTTATGGAAAGAAAAATTTTAATAATAGAAGATGAGAAAGATTTAAGTAATATAATAGAGGATACCCTAAGGGAAGATGGATTTTTTACTAAAAAAGTTTTTAGTGGTGAAAATGCTCTAGATGAATTTTATGAAGAAAAACCAGATTTAGTTCTATTAGATATTAATTTACCTAAAAAAAATGGATGGGAAATTTGTGAAGAGATAAGAGAAATTTCTAATGTGCCTATTTTAATGATGACAGCAAGAGATAGTGAGTTAGATGAATTAAGGGGATTAAATATAGGAGCAGATGACTATATTACAAAACCGTTTAGTTTAAAAATTTTAGTGGCAAGAATAAAAAAATTACTTAGAATGGAAAATAATAATTTATATAAATATAAAAATTTAGTTTTTAATTTAAAAAATAATCAACTGGAAATAGAAAATAATTCCATTGAAATTTCTAAAAAAGAGGGACAAATATTAGAATATTTTATTAGAAATAAAAATCTTGTTTTAACTAGAGATATTTTATTAAATGAAATTTGGGGATTTGATATTTATGTGGAAGAAAGAACAGTGGATACTCTTATAAAAAGAATTAGAAAAAAAATTGGGGAGTATAGTTTCTTAATAAAAACAGTAAGAGGAGTTGGATATACTTTTAATGAAAATGAAAATTAATTTTTTTAAGAAACTTTTTATATTCTCTTTGGGAATTATTTTTATTACGGTTATTGTGGGATATCTATTAAATATTTTTTTGGTGGATGATTTTTATATTTATAGAAAAAAAGAAAATATAAAAAATATAAAAATTAATGTTGAAAAGGTTAT from the Cetobacterium ceti genome contains:
- a CDS encoding MATE family efflux transporter is translated as MDKGFYKKLIGITIPIVLQNFVASSINMLDTLMIGSLGEIELASLGIANQFYFIFSLAIFGISAGCGVFIAQLWGKKDEKNIKKVLGLGLISGLVITGIFTFLGMVIPEKIIGIFNKDLGVITKGSEYLVIVAISYIFTTITFNYAAALRSIGKPMLPMWASFCALVVNGGLNYLLIFGGLGIEPMGVKGAALATVIARAVEVLVILIGVKLNVETLKGKVQEFLGGSEELKNGVFKTSLPIVLNDVCWGVGNAVYAIVFGRIGTGATAAVQIDTTILNFFMIIIYGLANGAVVIVGNEIGAGREKQGILYGNRISRISIGVGIFLAIILGSTAQFMVNGFNISQSVKMDALKILYIYALLLIPRVYTIILIVGILRGGGDNKYGSLVQGFTLWCVGIPLAFIGAFYLKLPVYYVVGLTAVEEILKCIILSRRYKSNKWIHNMVEDIKENDFVVA
- a CDS encoding sugar porter family MFS transporter, which produces MKKKINIYVVGLIVALAGFIFSYDSSNMAGARKYLESYFNMDYKDIGYVIIAVVLGSMLGSLFAGYLGDKYGRKKSLIYGAILMMLGGIITVISFNLFLFYVGRIIMGFSLGVIFLVGPMYMVEVSPAEIRGRTGALRQILLSGGLILGYTMGYIFEKNFTFQWNSTVGWRYLYLFEILLTVVMGLAFFKIPESPRWLMLKGREEKAREVLCGIFADENRINKVMSEMKANIEISNPQKKVKIKGGLIYVLLICGIFPIFRQFSGVNAVTYYAQKIFATISNDTGNMAYFQSIFIGFGELAGAFFAVLFADKFGRKKLLMAGALGMGFSLGGISLFLYSQDKNILEGCLIYIYNFFFTISTGTLLTIYISEITPTIIRSKGMALSSVVNWFFDILVIIYFPILSTNGYLDKKFHEAFPFFIFTIAMGIFFIGVHLLPEAKGKTLEEIETYWRKKGDWDK
- a CDS encoding response regulator transcription factor is translated as MERKILIIEDEKDLSNIIEDTLREDGFFTKKVFSGENALDEFYEEKPDLVLLDINLPKKNGWEICEEIREISNVPILMMTARDSELDELRGLNIGADDYITKPFSLKILVARIKKLLRMENNNLYKYKNLVFNLKNNQLEIENNSIEISKKEGQILEYFIRNKNLVLTRDILLNEIWGFDIYVEERTVDTLIKRIRKKIGEYSFLIKTVRGVGYTFNENEN